In Gammaproteobacteria bacterium, the following are encoded in one genomic region:
- a CDS encoding cobyric acid synthase yields MTAHTLMIQGTTSDAGKSAFVTGLCRLLKRRGIRVTPFKPQNMALNSAVTIDGGEIGRAQAVQAQAAGIEPHTDMNPVLLKPNTDNGAQVIIHGKAIGTMNARSYHEYKSTAKKAVLESHARLAENYDFIIVEGAGSPAEINLRENDIANMGFAEAADCPVIIIADIDRGGVFSHIVGTLELLSKSEQNRVIGFIINRFRGDISLLQPGLDWLTKKIEKPILGVLPYLHDLHLEAEDSLGRNNTTTNKKTPFKIIIPALPRLSNHTDFDPLKLHPQIELRYIKSYETIPDADLIILPGSKSVRSDLDWLRKHHWDQTILKHLRYGGRVIGICGGFQMLGQEIHDPLGLEGDAGSSTGLGLLNISTTLDKEKQLRNISGTLNINQTPVIGYEIHTGITTGSALNTPAIHLTSRNNKTIHEGAISNDQQILGTYLHGLFESTKACHALLQWAGLTQPEFFDYHQRRDQDIDRIADEIEKQVDLKAMGIQP; encoded by the coding sequence ATGACTGCTCACACCCTAATGATTCAAGGCACGACTTCAGATGCAGGAAAAAGTGCATTCGTGACGGGTCTTTGCCGCCTGCTGAAACGGCGTGGTATTCGGGTCACTCCATTTAAACCACAAAACATGGCGCTAAATAGTGCAGTTACAATTGATGGTGGTGAAATTGGTCGCGCCCAAGCCGTGCAAGCACAAGCTGCGGGCATTGAACCTCACACTGACATGAACCCCGTCTTGCTCAAGCCCAATACCGACAACGGCGCACAAGTCATCATTCACGGTAAAGCCATCGGTACGATGAATGCCCGCAGCTATCATGAATATAAAAGCACAGCTAAAAAAGCAGTATTAGAATCACATGCCCGATTGGCAGAAAACTATGATTTTATCATTGTAGAAGGTGCGGGCAGCCCTGCTGAAATTAATCTGCGTGAAAATGATATTGCCAATATGGGGTTTGCAGAAGCTGCCGATTGCCCTGTAATTATTATTGCAGATATTGACCGAGGCGGTGTATTTTCTCACATCGTTGGAACACTGGAGCTGTTAAGCAAAAGTGAACAAAATCGAGTGATTGGTTTTATAATCAACCGTTTTCGAGGGGATATTTCATTATTACAACCCGGGCTGGATTGGCTGACAAAAAAAATAGAGAAGCCCATTCTCGGTGTCTTACCTTATCTTCATGACCTTCATCTGGAGGCTGAGGACAGCCTGGGACGAAACAATACAACGACCAATAAAAAAACCCCGTTCAAAATTATTATTCCTGCCCTGCCACGATTAAGCAACCATACTGATTTTGACCCCTTGAAATTACACCCACAAATCGAGCTGCGATACATCAAATCCTATGAGACCATTCCCGATGCTGACCTGATTATTTTGCCAGGTTCAAAATCAGTTCGCTCCGACCTGGATTGGTTGCGAAAACATCACTGGGATCAGACCATTCTCAAGCACTTGCGTTACGGTGGAAGGGTCATCGGAATTTGTGGCGGTTTTCAGATGCTGGGCCAAGAGATCCATGACCCTTTGGGGCTGGAAGGTGATGCTGGTTCTTCCACGGGATTAGGCTTGTTAAACATCAGCACAACGTTAGATAAAGAGAAACAGCTACGCAATATCAGTGGCACATTAAATATAAATCAAACACCCGTTATAGGTTATGAAATTCATACAGGAATCACAACAGGTTCCGCACTGAACACCCCCGCCATTCATCTTACCTCACGTAATAATAAAACCATCCATGAGGGTGCCATTTCAAATGACCAACAAATTCTGGGTACTTATCTGCATGGACTATTTGAGTCCACCAAAGCGTGTCACGCACTTTTACAATGGGCAGGGCTGACCCAACCTGAATTTTTTGATTACCATCAGCGGCGTGATCAGGATATCGACCGTATCGCTGATGAAATAGAAAAGCAGGTCGATTTAAAAGCGATGGGGATTCAACCATGA
- the cobU gene encoding bifunctional adenosylcobinamide kinase/adenosylcobinamide-phosphate guanylyltransferase: MKELILGGVRSGKSRLAEQAAIDSGLAVTYIATATLHGSDDREMSHRITQHKNCRPTSWALVEEPYALAKTVEQHASATSCLLVDCLTLWLTNLLISEDLHQFKKERDAFIEIFPKLPGHIILVSNETNMGIIPMDKLSRKFCDEAGRLHQMLAQQCDRVVLAVAGLPHMIKN, from the coding sequence ATGAAAGAGCTGATTTTAGGAGGCGTTCGTTCAGGTAAAAGCCGTCTCGCAGAGCAAGCCGCTATTGATTCGGGGTTAGCCGTGACCTACATTGCGACGGCGACCTTACATGGCAGTGATGACCGTGAGATGAGTCACCGTATCACACAGCACAAAAACTGCAGACCCACTTCATGGGCATTGGTTGAAGAGCCGTATGCCTTAGCAAAAACAGTTGAACAGCATGCATCAGCCACCTCTTGTTTATTAGTCGACTGCCTCACCTTATGGCTGACAAATTTACTGATTTCAGAAGATCTGCACCAATTCAAAAAAGAGCGTGATGCCTTCATTGAAATATTCCCAAAACTTCCCGGCCATATTATTCTAGTCAGCAACGAAACGAATATGGGCATTATTCCTATGGATAAGCTCAGCCGGAAATTCTGCGATGAAGCGGGACGGCTGCATCAAATGCTCGCCCAGCAATGTGATCGTGTTGTATTGGCCGTTGCAGGGCTGCCTCACATGATTAAAAACTAA
- a CDS encoding OmpA family protein: MKVDNVGCESDADGDGVADSQDRCEGTLAGVSVNATGCEPDTDADGIVNRLDQCPDSAAGEKVDSKGCKLEEKIVLKGVTFANGSADLVGDSERVLNDVSSTLLRHPELHIELAGYTDNRGAIGFNVRLSQRRAEAVRDYLVKQGIPKSHMTAKGYGPANPVADNNTKSGRAENRRVEMHVIK, encoded by the coding sequence GTGAAGGTTGATAACGTAGGCTGTGAAAGTGATGCCGATGGTGATGGTGTGGCTGATAGTCAGGATCGCTGTGAAGGAACATTGGCAGGTGTAAGCGTTAATGCGACAGGTTGTGAGCCTGATACCGATGCCGATGGTATTGTGAATCGTCTGGATCAATGTCCTGATAGTGCTGCCGGTGAGAAGGTTGACTCTAAAGGCTGTAAGCTGGAAGAGAAAATTGTACTTAAAGGCGTTACATTTGCGAATGGGTCTGCTGATCTAGTTGGTGATTCAGAACGTGTTCTGAATGATGTTTCCAGCACATTATTACGTCACCCTGAGTTACATATCGAGCTTGCGGGTTACACCGATAATCGTGGTGCAATTGGCTTCAATGTACGTCTTTCACAACGTCGTGCAGAGGCTGTTCGTGATTATTTGGTTAAGCAAGGGATTCCAAAGAGTCATATGACTGCTAAAGGTTACGGCCCTGCAAACCCTGTTGCGGATAATAATACAAAATCAGGACGTGCTGAAAATCGCCGTGTTGAGATGCATGTTATTAAGTAG
- a CDS encoding pseudouridine synthase, with translation MNKQPLSEKIVILFNKPFNVLTQFTDASKRQTLADFVSYKNVYPAGRLDRDSEGLIVLTNDGKLQHQISDPRHKIEKTYWVQVEGAPDQKALTQLQKGLHLKDGLTAPAKARIIDEPSIWPRTPPIRKRANIPTTWLELIIREGRNRQVRRMTAAAGHPTLRLIRYAIGSWTIEGLQPGEWKKTKKVQANAPRSKICR, from the coding sequence ATGAATAAGCAACCTCTGTCAGAAAAAATCGTCATCCTCTTCAACAAGCCTTTTAATGTGCTCACACAGTTCACAGATGCCTCAAAACGCCAAACATTGGCTGATTTTGTTTCATACAAAAATGTCTATCCGGCAGGACGGCTGGATCGAGACAGTGAAGGGCTGATCGTGCTCACCAATGACGGCAAACTACAGCACCAAATCAGTGACCCACGCCATAAAATAGAAAAAACCTACTGGGTGCAAGTCGAAGGAGCTCCTGACCAGAAGGCACTCACACAACTGCAAAAAGGGCTGCATTTAAAAGATGGCCTGACTGCGCCAGCAAAAGCCCGGATTATAGATGAACCCTCGATTTGGCCACGCACTCCACCGATACGCAAACGTGCAAATATTCCAACCACCTGGCTGGAGCTGATCATCAGAGAAGGGCGTAATCGACAAGTAAGACGCATGACCGCAGCGGCAGGACACCCCACTCTGCGCCTGATTCGATACGCGATTGGCTCCTGGACAATCGAAGGATTACAACCTGGCGAATGGAAAAAAACAAAAAAAGTGCAAGCAAACGCGCCGCGCAGTAAAATATGCCGATGA
- the mnmA gene encoding tRNA 2-thiouridine(34) synthase MnmA, which produces MNSVNPSKTRVITGLSGGVDSSVTALLLKQQGYDVSCVFMKNWEEDDPKQQCTVADDAKDAMAVCDLLKIDLDAINFAKTYWDNVFDHFLTEYRLGRTPNPDILCNKEVKFKAFLNHALEQGADYIATGHYARIGKKNGEYQLLKAHDQNKDQTYFLYALGQKQLAHTLFPLGDLTKPEVRQLATHAGLPNHAKKDSTGICFIGERHFKQFLSRYLPAKPGEMQTPDGECLGSHDGLMYYTIGQRQGLGIGGRQGGQAEPWFVLEKDLKHNVLIVGQGHDHPLLFHNTLTASNLHWVSGQPPKLPFRCQAKIRYRQQEQPCKVMKLNGKQYTIHFDHPQRAITPGQSVVFYDETACLGGGIIESAFNSLK; this is translated from the coding sequence ATGAACTCAGTCAACCCCTCAAAAACTCGTGTTATCACTGGCCTCTCAGGAGGCGTTGATTCCTCAGTAACCGCTCTGCTTTTAAAACAGCAAGGTTATGATGTGAGCTGCGTGTTCATGAAAAATTGGGAAGAAGATGATCCAAAACAGCAATGCACAGTAGCCGATGATGCCAAAGATGCCATGGCTGTTTGTGATCTGCTCAAAATTGATCTTGACGCAATTAACTTCGCAAAAACCTATTGGGACAATGTTTTCGACCACTTTTTAACCGAGTACCGCCTGGGAAGAACCCCTAACCCAGACATCCTTTGCAATAAAGAGGTCAAATTCAAAGCATTTCTCAACCATGCGCTAGAACAAGGCGCGGACTATATTGCCACTGGCCACTACGCGCGCATTGGTAAAAAAAATGGTGAATACCAACTGCTCAAAGCACATGATCAAAACAAAGATCAAACCTACTTTTTATACGCTCTGGGTCAGAAACAACTCGCACATACACTTTTCCCTTTAGGTGATCTGACCAAACCCGAGGTGAGACAACTTGCGACCCACGCGGGTTTACCCAATCATGCAAAAAAAGACAGTACCGGAATCTGCTTTATTGGCGAACGCCATTTCAAACAATTTTTAAGCCGTTACCTTCCAGCCAAACCTGGTGAGATGCAGACACCGGATGGTGAGTGCCTCGGCTCCCATGATGGTTTGATGTATTATACTATTGGTCAGCGACAAGGTTTAGGCATTGGAGGTCGACAAGGTGGTCAAGCCGAACCTTGGTTTGTCCTCGAAAAAGATCTGAAACATAACGTGTTAATTGTTGGCCAAGGTCACGACCACCCATTACTGTTTCACAACACACTGACGGCCTCTAATCTTCACTGGGTGTCAGGACAACCGCCTAAACTTCCTTTTCGCTGCCAAGCTAAAATACGTTACCGTCAACAAGAGCAACCTTGTAAAGTTATGAAGTTAAATGGCAAACAGTACACGATTCATTTCGACCACCCACAACGCGCCATCACCCCTGGCCAATCTGTTGTTTTTTATGATGAAACAGCTTGCCTGGGCGGGGGAATTATTGAATCAGCGTTTAACTCACTAAAATAA
- the hflD gene encoding high frequency lysogenization protein HflD → MANTLKDKTIALAGIFQAAKQVQSIARTGSLEPEMLAISINSIFETDPPTTEATFSGTANLTTGLTQLRDLLGAKKGSEGMEITQYVINLLYLERQLAKQPKMLEQVGTGIEKAKNQAEHFNDIQHPSVIASLAGLYSDTISTLKPRIMVNGEPAQLSNSNNADKIRAILLAGIRSAVLWSQCDGSRIGLLFQRKKYTTEADRILKEEFQ, encoded by the coding sequence ATGGCAAACACTTTAAAAGACAAAACCATCGCACTGGCCGGTATTTTTCAAGCCGCTAAACAGGTGCAAAGCATTGCTCGAACGGGTTCACTTGAACCTGAAATGTTAGCAATATCAATCAACTCTATTTTTGAAACGGATCCACCCACCACAGAAGCCACTTTTAGTGGCACTGCAAACTTAACCACAGGGCTCACACAGCTTCGTGATCTGCTCGGTGCCAAGAAAGGATCGGAGGGTATGGAGATCACTCAATACGTCATTAATCTGCTCTATTTGGAAAGGCAATTGGCAAAGCAGCCAAAAATGCTTGAGCAAGTCGGAACGGGCATTGAAAAAGCAAAAAACCAAGCCGAGCACTTTAATGACATACAGCATCCATCCGTTATTGCCAGTCTTGCAGGGCTTTACAGCGATACCATCAGCACATTAAAACCTCGCATCATGGTGAATGGTGAACCGGCTCAACTCAGTAATTCCAATAACGCCGACAAGATTCGCGCCATTTTATTAGCTGGAATTCGCTCAGCAGTGCTCTGGAGCCAATGCGATGGCAGCCGTATCGGACTTCTGTTTCAACGAAAAAAATATACCACCGAAGCGGATCGTATTTTGAAAGAAGAATTTCAATAA
- the coq7 gene encoding 2-polyprenyl-3-methyl-6-methoxy-1,4-benzoquinone monooxygenase, with protein MNRRNYTPIDHLVMNADHAIRTLFGKPDITERPNPAKDCTNEVDLSEKERKLSAALMRINHAGEVSAQGLYRGQALTAKLPEVREKMERAAQEESDHLDWCEKRLVELDSYTSRLNPVWYFGSLAMGATAGWIGDKWSLGFVVETEYQVIRHLDEHLGKLPKSDKKSHMVLEQMKEDEAHHATIALHAGAAPLPWPVKKMMSITSKIMTRSTYWL; from the coding sequence ATGAACAGACGAAATTATACTCCTATTGATCACCTTGTAATGAATGCTGACCACGCCATTCGTACTCTATTTGGTAAGCCCGATATTACTGAACGCCCCAACCCGGCAAAAGATTGCACTAATGAAGTCGATCTTTCAGAAAAAGAACGCAAGCTTTCTGCCGCATTAATGCGAATTAACCATGCAGGTGAAGTCTCCGCACAAGGGTTATATCGAGGCCAGGCACTCACAGCTAAACTACCAGAAGTTCGTGAAAAAATGGAGCGTGCAGCTCAAGAAGAAAGTGACCATCTGGACTGGTGTGAAAAACGACTTGTAGAACTGGACAGTTACACCAGTCGGCTTAACCCTGTCTGGTATTTTGGCTCACTCGCCATGGGTGCAACAGCAGGCTGGATTGGTGATAAATGGAGCTTGGGTTTTGTGGTGGAAACAGAATACCAGGTCATTCGGCATCTGGATGAACATCTTGGAAAACTTCCAAAATCTGATAAAAAAAGCCACATGGTGCTTGAACAGATGAAAGAAGATGAAGCGCATCATGCCACCATCGCTCTGCATGCAGGTGCCGCCCCCCTGCCTTGGCCGGTTAAAAAAATGATGTCCATCACCTCAAAGATCATGACTCGTTCAACATACTGGCTATAA
- a CDS encoding RNA-binding protein, whose product MAKRNNPVQETTENTLRLDKWLWVARFFKTRALATEAINGGKVHLNGTRSKPSKTVQVGDKLTIKRTPYEHAITVCKINKFRRPAKEAILLYEESEESQKARDTLAIQLKLQASLMPQPTHRPTKKERRKIIRFTNKNA is encoded by the coding sequence ATGGCCAAGCGCAACAACCCTGTTCAAGAAACGACCGAAAACACCCTGCGTCTGGATAAATGGCTTTGGGTCGCACGTTTTTTTAAAACTCGTGCTTTAGCCACGGAAGCGATCAATGGTGGCAAAGTTCACCTTAATGGGACGCGCAGCAAACCATCAAAAACCGTACAAGTGGGCGACAAGCTCACGATTAAACGAACACCCTACGAACATGCCATTACTGTATGTAAAATAAATAAATTTCGCCGACCTGCCAAAGAGGCTATATTACTTTACGAAGAGAGTGAAGAGAGTCAAAAAGCGCGGGATACTCTTGCGATTCAGCTTAAATTACAAGCGTCATTAATGCCACAGCCCACACATCGCCCTACAAAAAAAGAGCGGCGTAAAATCATCCGATTCACCAATAAAAATGCATAA
- a CDS encoding NUDIX hydrolase produces the protein MHRKFLQDKFDQYLPMDENEALTLLDMVEFVNQYPNCFDRELSIGHITGSAWVVDLDRSHVLLTHHRKLDRWLQLGGHSDGDPNTLEVALREGREESGIEEISPVTEEVFDIDIHLIPARKNEPEHYHYDVRFLIEADRNTPFVVSEESHDLAWVPLDEVEKLIDEASILRMLKKTYEIK, from the coding sequence ATGCACAGAAAATTTCTGCAAGACAAATTCGATCAATATTTACCCATGGATGAAAATGAAGCACTCACACTTCTCGATATGGTGGAGTTTGTGAATCAATATCCTAACTGCTTTGATCGTGAACTGAGCATAGGGCACATCACGGGCTCCGCCTGGGTGGTCGACTTAGATCGCAGCCACGTTTTATTGACTCATCACCGTAAGCTGGATCGTTGGTTACAACTGGGTGGCCACTCGGATGGTGACCCTAATACACTTGAAGTTGCTCTGCGTGAAGGCCGAGAAGAGTCGGGAATCGAAGAAATTAGTCCTGTCACAGAAGAGGTTTTTGATATTGATATACACCTAATTCCTGCTCGAAAAAATGAACCCGAGCACTACCACTATGATGTACGTTTTTTGATTGAAGCGGATCGCAACACACCATTTGTAGTCAGTGAAGAATCTCATGACCTCGCTTGGGTTCCCCTTGATGAAGTTGAAAAATTAATTGATGAAGCCTCCATTCTTCGCATGTTGAAAAAAACATATGAAATAAAGTGA
- a CDS encoding pyridoxal-phosphate dependent enzyme, translating into MKPAFRPLQEVEDKNLDKSGVRLLIKREDLVHPIISGNKWHKLKYNLEAAKAQQHNTLLSFGGAYSNHIHALAGVGKAYGFNTIGIIRGEAYSPLNPTLQFAVDHGMQLHYLSRSDYRHKHEPGIIDQLKEYFGEFYLIPEGGSNALAVKGCQEIITDIDIPFDVITSPCGTGGTLAGLISGLEGKKKALGFAVLKGAHFLQDDIAQLLHDANKPRFENWEINLDYHFGSYAKKNPDLINFIDEFEAKHTIPLEPIYTGKMMYGLFDLIRQGKFSRGTTIVAIHTGGLQSK; encoded by the coding sequence ATTAAACCCGCTTTCAGACCTTTACAGGAAGTTGAAGATAAAAATCTGGACAAGTCGGGAGTCAGGCTTTTAATCAAACGGGAAGATCTAGTCCACCCAATCATCTCCGGCAACAAATGGCACAAACTGAAATACAATCTGGAAGCCGCCAAGGCACAGCAACACAACACACTGCTCAGCTTTGGTGGAGCTTATTCCAATCACATCCACGCACTGGCTGGAGTGGGCAAAGCTTATGGCTTCAACACCATCGGCATCATTCGTGGCGAAGCATACAGCCCTTTAAATCCGACACTGCAATTTGCAGTGGATCACGGAATGCAACTCCATTATCTCAGTCGCAGTGATTATCGTCACAAACACGAACCTGGAATTATTGATCAATTAAAAGAGTATTTTGGTGAATTTTATTTGATTCCCGAAGGGGGGAGCAATGCACTGGCCGTCAAAGGCTGCCAAGAAATTATTACTGACATAGACATACCCTTTGACGTAATAACCTCGCCCTGCGGTACGGGTGGTACTTTGGCCGGATTAATTTCAGGCCTTGAAGGCAAGAAAAAAGCACTCGGTTTTGCCGTACTAAAGGGCGCTCATTTTCTACAAGATGATATTGCTCAACTTTTACATGATGCCAATAAACCCCGCTTTGAAAACTGGGAGATCAATCTTGATTACCATTTTGGCAGTTATGCCAAAAAAAATCCTGACCTCATAAATTTTATTGATGAATTTGAGGCAAAACATACCATCCCACTAGAACCAATCTACACAGGAAAAATGATGTATGGTTTATTTGACTTAATCAGGCAAGGGAAATTTTCACGAGGCACAACCATTGTGGCGATACACACTGGCGGGTTACAGAGCAAATAA
- a CDS encoding YafY family transcriptional regulator, with protein MRRADRLFQIVGLLDHTKIITARGLAEALEVSERTIYRDIQDLSLSGVPIEGEAGVGYRLMKGFHLPSLMFDEEELAALMLGARMVQAWTDKSLASAAHQAIRKIENAIPERLRPELGREELLVPDFNVSTITQEHLALLRSAIKQQCKAAYDYTREDGQHSSRVVHPLGLFYWGRVWTLVAWCELRDEFRHFRLDRMKNINVSGEKFKVLSGRSLRDYLDIVRCKES; from the coding sequence ATGCGTCGAGCCGATCGTTTGTTCCAGATTGTCGGATTGCTAGACCATACTAAGATCATAACCGCTCGCGGCCTTGCTGAAGCGCTGGAAGTTTCCGAGCGTACCATCTATCGAGATATTCAAGACCTTTCATTGTCTGGTGTGCCAATCGAAGGTGAGGCTGGTGTAGGTTACCGTCTGATGAAAGGTTTTCACCTTCCATCGCTGATGTTTGATGAAGAGGAGCTGGCCGCATTGATGTTAGGTGCTCGTATGGTGCAGGCGTGGACAGATAAAAGCTTGGCAAGTGCGGCGCATCAGGCGATTCGTAAAATAGAAAATGCAATTCCAGAGCGGCTTAGGCCGGAGCTGGGTCGTGAAGAACTGTTGGTGCCTGATTTTAATGTCAGTACAATAACCCAAGAGCATTTAGCGCTGTTACGCAGTGCTATAAAACAACAATGCAAGGCGGCTTATGATTACACGCGAGAAGATGGTCAACACTCATCACGGGTAGTTCACCCTTTAGGGTTGTTTTATTGGGGACGTGTCTGGACGTTGGTCGCTTGGTGTGAGCTGCGTGACGAGTTCCGTCACTTTCGTCTGGATCGAATGAAAAATATTAATGTGTCTGGCGAGAAGTTTAAGGTTCTTTCTGGAAGGAGCTTGCGTGATTATCTTGATATCGTACGCTGTAAGGAGAGTTAA
- a CDS encoding DUF2461 domain-containing protein: MSDRYFTQKTFDFLSKLAANNSRDWFLENKPVYEETIRIPALNFIADFANELAIISPHFTALPKKVEGSLMRANRDIRFGKDKRPYKTNIGIQFRHEVGKDIHAPGFYLHIENGECFVGVGIWRPGSKALGKIRDAIVEKSDAWIAIREDKNFHRHFALEGDALKNAPRGYVKDHPLIKDLKRKDFIAIASISEKEVTSKKLLSLVTERFSQATPLMSYLCKALELRF, from the coding sequence ATGTCGGATCGTTACTTCACCCAAAAAACCTTTGACTTTCTATCAAAACTGGCAGCGAATAACAGTCGTGACTGGTTTCTGGAAAACAAGCCGGTTTACGAAGAGACGATCCGCATACCCGCCTTAAATTTCATTGCTGACTTTGCCAATGAACTGGCCATCATATCGCCTCATTTTACGGCGCTGCCCAAAAAAGTGGAGGGTTCCTTGATGCGCGCCAATCGTGATATTCGTTTTGGTAAAGATAAACGCCCTTACAAAACCAATATCGGCATTCAGTTTCGTCACGAAGTGGGTAAGGATATACATGCACCGGGTTTTTACTTGCATATTGAAAATGGTGAGTGTTTTGTGGGAGTTGGCATATGGCGACCTGGCTCTAAGGCATTAGGCAAAATTCGTGATGCGATTGTTGAAAAAAGTGATGCTTGGATCGCCATTCGAGAGGATAAAAACTTCCATAGGCACTTTGCCCTAGAGGGCGATGCACTGAAAAATGCACCTCGTGGTTACGTTAAAGACCATCCTTTAATTAAAGATTTGAAGCGAAAAGATTTTATTGCAATTGCCAGTATCAGCGAAAAAGAGGTGACATCAAAAAAACTGCTCTCTCTCGTAACTGAGCGTTTTAGTCAAGCGACTCCGTTAATGAGCTATCTCTGCAAAGCATTGGAGTTGCGTTTTTAA
- a CDS encoding VOC family protein encodes MTETMKLHGAFSWNELMTNDVAGAKAFYSDLLGWNLTDMESSCGSYTMAKAGETEVAGIMATPKEAEGMPPSWGAYVTVDNIDAMPSRVENLGGKILVPPQDIPEVGRFVVIQDPQGATLMLITYFKKD; translated from the coding sequence ATGACAGAAACAATGAAATTGCACGGTGCGTTTAGCTGGAATGAGTTGATGACCAATGATGTGGCGGGTGCAAAGGCTTTTTATAGTGATTTGTTGGGATGGAATCTAACAGATATGGAATCCAGCTGCGGTAGCTATACCATGGCCAAAGCTGGGGAAACAGAAGTTGCGGGCATTATGGCAACGCCTAAAGAGGCAGAAGGCATGCCACCCAGCTGGGGCGCTTATGTTACAGTTGATAATATAGATGCGATGCCGTCCCGTGTTGAAAATCTGGGTGGCAAGATTCTGGTTCCACCGCAGGATATCCCAGAAGTGGGGCGCTTTGTGGTGATTCAGGATCCTCAAGGAGCGACGCTCATGTTAATCACATACTTCAAAAAAGATTAA
- a CDS encoding response regulator, with protein MAQIKVTLSGFFEGEINKFKQIFCFSQSRERSYTLSNTTPDIILVNMLNKEAFDKSLAYTTQHPAVFLVTVGRSTPQSQSIFHIAPPYITSRVLRTLDQIKIEIPSNNPITTDKEASIEHHENKAEPESNNQYNVLVVDDSPSMQKMLEIELSQVELNIKIDFADTGEEALKKTEHKHYDFIFLDIMMPGIDGYEVCKTIRKNPDEKKTPIIMLSGKTSPLDEVKGVIAGCTTYLTKPIEHTEFQGVIQRIIKWLDHKKPVYQTEKREAEHC; from the coding sequence ATGGCTCAGATTAAAGTAACACTATCAGGATTTTTTGAAGGCGAGATTAATAAATTCAAACAAATTTTTTGTTTTTCACAATCACGTGAACGCAGCTACACCTTAAGTAATACAACACCTGATATTATATTGGTCAATATGCTGAATAAAGAAGCATTCGATAAAAGCTTGGCCTACACCACTCAGCACCCCGCAGTTTTTTTAGTCACAGTCGGCCGGTCAACACCTCAAAGCCAGTCAATTTTTCATATTGCCCCACCCTACATTACCAGCCGAGTGTTGCGCACTCTGGATCAAATCAAAATAGAAATACCCAGCAACAACCCTATCACTACAGATAAGGAAGCCAGCATAGAGCACCATGAAAACAAGGCTGAACCCGAATCCAACAACCAGTACAACGTACTGGTCGTCGATGACAGTCCATCTATGCAAAAAATGCTGGAAATAGAACTTTCACAGGTCGAACTTAATATAAAAATTGATTTCGCCGATACCGGTGAAGAAGCACTGAAAAAAACAGAACACAAACATTATGACTTTATTTTTCTGGACATCATGATGCCTGGCATTGATGGCTACGAAGTTTGTAAAACGATCAGAAAAAATCCAGATGAAAAGAAAACGCCTATTATTATGTTATCAGGAAAAACCTCTCCATTAGATGAAGTCAAAGGTGTCATTGCCGGATGCACAACTTACCTGACCAAGCCTATTGAGCACACAGAGTTTCAAGGTGTAATTCAGCGAATCATCAAATGGCTGGATCACAAAAAACCCGTATATCAAACCGAAAAAAGAGAAGCTGAACACTGCTAA
- a CDS encoding response regulator, with amino-acid sequence MTIETVLVVDDSSTQLRSIQNIITEAGYQVLTAQSGIEAIEFAKQYHPDLIFLDIMMPGMDGFEVCRKLSMEKLTQEIPVVFISSKDQKSDRVWASMQGGKAYIVKPYDKDQIIAQIKAFQ; translated from the coding sequence ATGACGATTGAAACAGTTCTTGTTGTTGATGATTCATCAACCCAACTACGCTCTATTCAAAACATCATTACAGAAGCTGGTTATCAGGTTCTCACTGCACAATCGGGCATTGAGGCCATTGAATTTGCTAAACAATACCATCCCGACCTGATTTTTCTCGACATCATGATGCCTGGTATGGATGGATTTGAAGTCTGCAGAAAACTCTCTATGGAGAAGCTCACTCAGGAAATTCCGGTCGTTTTCATATCCAGCAAGGATCAAAAGTCGGACCGTGTCTGGGCCAGTATGCAAGGTGGAAAGGCATACATCGTTAAGCCCTACGATAAAGATCAAATCATTGCACAAATCAAAGCCTTCCAATAA